The segment ATTCGTCGGGCTTGTGCGCCTGCTCGATGGAGCCGGGGCCGCAGACCACCACCGGCACATCCAGGCGCTGGTTGAACAGTCCGCCCTCGGTGCCGAAAGACACCTTGGCGGTGCCGGTCCCCGGCGCTGCGAACGCCTGCAGCAAGCGCACGGCCTCGACGCTCGGGTGGGTATCGAGGCCGGGATAGACGTTCAGGGTTTCGATCTCGATGGCCGCGACGCTGGACAGTCGCCTGGCCTCCGCGACGATGACCTGCGCCTGCTCGCGCATCTGCTCGATGAACTGGTCGAGGTCGTCGGCCGGCAGATTGCGGACCTCGAAATCCAAGGTGCACAGATTCGGCACGATGTTCAGCGCCTTGCCGCCTGCGATCTGCCCGACGTGCACGGTGCTGTAAGGCACGTCGTAGGCCGCATCATGGGCGCCCTGCTGTTGCAGGCGGCATTGCCCCTCGCGCAGCGCGGCGATGAAGTCGCACGCCAGGTGGATGGCATTGGCCGAGCGCGGCGCCAGGGAGGAATGCGCCTCCTGGCCACGGCACAGAGTGCGGTAGGAACCTTTGCCCTTGTGGCCGAGAACGAACTGCATCTCGGTCGGCTCGCCGACGACACACAGCATCGGCCTCACAGGCGCCAGATGCAGCACATCGAGCAGGCGCCGCACACCCACGCAGCCGATCTCCTCGTCATGCGAAAGGGCCAGTTGCAGGGGCCGGGTCAACGGCGCTTCAGTCGCGCTGAGCATGGCGTCGACGGCCAGGGCGATGAAGCCCTTCATGTCGCAGCTGCCACGGCCATAGATGCGCCCATCGCGCACCGTCGCCTGGAACGCCGGCACCGTCCATGCCTGACCGGCGGCCGGCACTACGTCGGTATGTCCGGACAGCAGGATGCCCGGCACATCGCGCGGGCCGACGCTCGCGAACAGGTTGGCCTTGCGCCCGCTCTCGTCCTTGACGATCAGCGACTCGATGCCCTTACTCGCCAGCAGCTCGCGGACATAGTCGATCAGCGCCAGGTTCGATTCCGAGGAGACGGTATCGAAGGCAATCAGCCGTTTGAGGATTTCCAGTGCGCGGGGTCTCATGACGCCCTCCTCTGCTGCTCGGTGTAATCGGCGAAGCGGCCGATACCGAAGGGCGCGATCGAAGTGTTGGTGCCACCGGTACTCATCAGTTCAGCCATCACGTCGCCCACGCCCGGGCCAAGCTGGAAACCATGGCCGCTGAAGCCAAAGGCGTAGTACAGACCCTCGACCTTGCCGCTCGGCCCCATGATCGGCAGTGAGTCCGGCAAATAGCTCTCGATACCGCTCCAGGTGCGGATGATGTTCAGATTGGTCATATCCGGTACGAGCCGGCGCATCTGCTGCAGCTGTTTGAGGAGGCTGCGCGGATCGAAATGGGCGCGTCGGTTGAGCATGTCCGGCTTGGTGTGACTGCAGCCGCCGATGATGATGTTGCCGCGCGGGATCTGTCGGAAATACAGCTCTTCTTCAGGCATCTTGGTGTACACGCCGATCACAGTCTTCAGGACATAGGGCACCGGCTCGGTGACCGACATCTGCGGGCCCTTTGTGATCAGGGGCACTGGCTCGCCGAACTGCGCGGACAGTTTCTCGCCCCAGGCACCGGCCGTGATCAGTACCTGCTCGGCGCGGTACTCGCGGCCGTTGCTGGTGGTCACCCGGAACTGCCCGCCGACCTTCTCTACGCTGGTCACCTCGCAGCGCTCCTCGACTATCGCGCCTGCACGCCTCGCGGCGCGGGCGAAGGCGGGTGCAGCGAGGCGCGGGTTGGCATGGCCGTCGTGCGGCGCATAGGATCCGCCCTTAACCTCAGGACCGAGGAACGGGAAACGCGTGTGCAGCTCGCGCCCGCTATAGATGCGCAGATCCAGCTCGCGCGCCTCGGGGGTTGCTGCGTAGGCCTCCAGCTCAGCAATCTCGTCCTCGCGATAACAGACCCGCATATGGCCGCTGGTGATGAACTCCAGGTCATCGTCGATCAGCTGCGGCAAGCGCTTCCACAGTGCGAAGGAGTGGTTGGCCAGCTCCAACTGGCCGAGGAAACGTCCCTGGCGGCGGACGTTGCCGAAGTTCACCCCGCTGGCGTACTGGCCGATCACGTCCCGCTCAAGCAGGACCACCGAACGCCCATGCTGACGCAGGAAAAATGCCGAAGCCGCGCCCATGAGGCCGCCGCCGACAATCAGTACATCGGTCTGATCAAAGCTCACAGCGCCACCTCCTCGCCCGGCTTCAGCTCCTCGGTCAACATCGACAGCGGCTTTACCGGTGCCTGGCCACGCTGACGGCCGACCAGCTCGACATCAACGCCGGCGGCCGCGGCGATCACTTCGGCACCGGCCTGGGAGCAGTAGCGGCCCTGGCAACGGCCCATGCCGACCCGGCTGAACGCCTTGGCGCGGTTGACCTCGGAGGCACCCTTCTCGCTCACCGCGGCGCGCAGCTCTCCGGCGCTGATCATTTCGCAACGGCAGACGATCGCCTCGTCCGGCAGCGCACCGGCTTGTGCCGCCGGCCAGGGAAAGGCCTGGTAGAGGCCTTGACTGAACTGCTCCATCACCGCCAAGGCGCGGCGGTGAAGCGCGAGCGCCTCACTACTCACGGGTTGCCGCATGTCCTGCAGCAGCGCCATCGCCGTCAGGCGCCCGGCGTGTTCGGCAGCATCGGCGCCGCGAATGCGCGTACTGTCGCCGGAGGCGTACACGCCCTTGACCGAGGTGCGGCCCTGCTCGTCGGTATCCAGCAGCCACTGCTGAGAAACCTGATGGAAGCGCATGCGACAGCCAGCCAGGTCAGCCAGCTGCGTCTCGGGCCGTAGGTGATAGCCCAGCGCCAAGGCATCGCATTCGACCTGCAGATCATCGCCAGCGGCGGTTCGCACGTGCACGCCGCAGACACCCGACGAGGCGTCGCCGAGAATCCGCTGCGGCTCGACACCGAAATGAACGGGAACCTTGGCTCGCTGGAGCTGCGCCAGCAACTTTATCCCGGCGAATAGCACCCCAGGGCGTGCTAGCAAATTTGGCAGGGCCGCGATGCGCCTGCGCAGCGGCGAGGTATCGAGCACTGCGGCTATCTTGGCGCCGGCCTTCAGGTACTGACTGGCAACCAGATACAGCAGCGGCCCGCTGCCCAAAAACACCACCCGGCGACCGATGGAAACCGCCTGGGCCTTCAGCGCAATCTGCGCCCCGCCCAGGCTGTAGATGCCAGCCAACTGCCAGCCCTCGATCGGCATTATCCGGTCGGTGGCGCCTGTACAGAGAATCAGCGCGTCGTATTCCACTGTCGAATGGCTGCCCTGGCTGACGCAGCACAACTGGCCCGGCGTCAAACCCCAGACCAGAGTGTCGGGCCGATAATCGATCTGTCCGCGCAGGCGATCGAATGTCTGGTGCAGCGCCCTGGCCTTATCCGCCTCGCTGCCATATAGAGTGGCGTAGTCGCGGCTGAAACCTTCGGGCTGACGGCGATAGATTTGCCCGCCATCGCGGCGGTTCTCATCGAGCAGGATCGGCCGGATTCCGGCTGCAACCAGAGCTTCGGCACAGCGAGTTCCGGCCGGGCCGGCACCGACGATCACCACCCGACAGGCCTCCTTGTGCAGGTCTTTCAACCGCGCAGTGGCCATATCGCCTCCGGTTGCCTGGTGACGATGTCCAGTCCTTCGCAGACTTCGCTGGAACAGGCGCGCAGACGCTCACCGCTGCGAGTCCAGACCCAGCAGTCCTGACAGGCGCCCATCAGGCAGAAGCCGGCGCGGTTACCCGGAACGAACTCCGACTGGCGCAGCGCTGGCACTCGGGTCAGCAGAGCGACCATCAGCGTATCGCCCTGTAACGCTTCGATGGGCTCGCCATCGACCATCAGCTTCACCGTTGACCGGTCACGCTCGGCCAACCGCACGAAACGTCCGCTCATGCGTAGGTACCCACGAGTTTCAAGCTGTTCGCACCCTGCTGCGCCTTTAGCAGCTCAGCGCCGCTGCGATGACAGAGGACCTCACTGCCACCGGCGATGCTGTTGCGTGGCGGTGCGCTGCGATTGCACAAGCCGTCGACCCGCATCGGGCAGCGGTTGAGGAACGGACAGAGATTCACCCCGGCGGCCGGTTCGCCGATTCGCGGCAGCGCGCCGTAGTTGGCGCCGCAGTTTTCCAGCCAGCCCTGGCGCAGCTCCGGCACCGAATTGATCAGCAGGTCGGTGTAGGGATGGAAAGGCACCTGGGCGAAGGACTGCTGGTTGCCCGCCTCGACCTTATGGCCGCTGTACATCACCACGATGTCATCGCACAGCGCACGCACGGTGGAAATGTCGTGGCTGATGAACAGGTAGGAAACCCCCAGCTCGCGACGCAGATCGCGCAGCAGCTCGAGGATCGCGGCCCCAACCACAGTGTCCAGCGCAGAGGTCACCTCATCACAGAGGATCAGGTCCGGCTCCGCCGCCAGCGCCCGCGCCAGGTTGATGCGCTGCTTCTGGCCACCGGACAGCTCGCCCGGTCGGCGCTGTGCGATGCTGGCCGGCAGTTGCACCAGTTCCAGCAGCTCGGCGATTCGCCGTTGCTGCTGCGCGCCCTTCATGCCGTGGTAGAAACGCAGCGGACGGCCGAGGATGTCTTCGATGCTGTGCTTCGGATTGAGCGCGGTATCGGCGTTCTGGAACACGTACTGCACACGACGGAACTGATCGCGAGTGCGGCCGGCCAGCGAACGGCTGAGCGGCTGGCCGTCCAGCATGATCTGCCCGGCAGACGGCTCGGCCAGGCCGGCGATGGCCTGCGCCAGAGTGGTTTTCCCCGAGCCCGATTCGCCTATCACGCCCACCGCTTCACCGCGGCGGATCTTCAGATCGACGTCGTGCAGCACCTTCTTCGTGCCGTAGCAGATCTCTAGGCCGCGCACCTCGAGCAGCAGGCCCTCTTCCGCGGGAGCGATCTCCTGTTCACCGACATTGTTCGCCGCCGGCTTCATCGCCTCCAGCAGACTGCGGGTATAGGGGTGCTCCGGCTCTTCGAGGATCTGCCCGGTGCTGCTGTTTTCCTGAATCTGGCCGTCGCGCAGAACGATGATGCGGTCGGCCATTTGCGCCACGACTGCGAGGTCGTGGGACACGTAGATCGCCGTGGTATCGCGCTCACGCACCACCTGTTTGAAGGCGCGCAACACTTCGATCTGGGTGGTGACGTCCAGCGCCGTGGTCGGCTCGTCGAGAATCACCAGCGCCGGATCGGTGATCAGCGCCATCGCCGCCATCAGACGCTGCAGCTGCCCGCCCGAGACCTGGTGCGGATAGCGCGAGCCGATGCGCTCGGGTTCCGGCAGCGCCAGCGCGCGGAACAGCTCGACGGCCTTGGCCTGCGCTTGCTGCCGCGTCAGCACGCCATGGATCAGCGCGCTTTCGATCACCTGCTCCATGATGCTTTTCGACGGGTTGAACGCCGCGGCCGCGCTCTGTGCGATATAGGCCACGGTGCGGCCGCGCAGCTTGGCCAGCTCGGCGTTCGACAGCTTGAGCACGTCGACGTCGCCGATGCGCACCGAGCCGCCGACGATGCGGCAACCGGCGCGCGCATAGCCCATCAGAGACAGCGCGATCGTACTCTTGCCCGAGCCGGATTCGCCGATCAGCGCCAGCACCTCGCCCTTGTTCAGGCTGAAATCGGCACCGTGCACGATCGGTACGTCGACACCCTCTTCGTTGCGTGCGGCCACACGCAGACCGCTTACCCTGACGATTTCGTTCATCTCACTTCTCCGTCTCGCGCTTGGACCGCCCGCCGAAGCTGTCGATGAGCAGGTTGACCCCCATGGTCAGGGTGGCGATGGCCACCGCCGGCGCCAGCACGGCCGGTGCGCCCTGGCCCAGGCCATCGATGTTCTCGCGCACCAGAGAGCCCCAGTCGGCGTCCGGCGGCTGTATGCCCAGGCCGAGGAAACTCATCGCGCTAAGCAACAGCACCACGTACACGAAGCGCAGGCCGAAATCGGTCAGCACCGGGCGCAGCATGTTCGGCAGCACCTCGACGAAGATGATGTAGGGCATGGCTTCACCTCGCGTGCGGGCGACTCGGACGAAGTCCATGGTCATCACGTTCACCGCCACGGCCCGGGCGATGCGGAACGAACCCGGCATGTAGGCGAAGGCAGCCATCACCAGCAGCAGCGGCACCGAGGAGCCGAACGAGGCGACCATGAGCAGGGCAAAGATCTTGTTGGGGATGGCGATCAGCGCATCCTGGGTGCGGCTGATCAGCGCGTCGACCCAGCCACCGGAGGCGGCCGCCACCAACCCCAGCACCACGCCGGCGGTGCAGGCCAGCAGGGTGGCCACCAGGGCCAGGCCGATGGTGTAGGGCGCGCCGTACAGCAGCCGGCTCAAGATATCGCGGCCCAGGTAATCGGTGCCCAGCGGGAACTCCCAGCTGAGTGGGCCGAAGAAGTCATCGCCGATCAGGGCGTTGGCGTCGTGCGGCGCGATCAGCGGGCCGATAAAGGCCATCAGGGCCCAGAACAGTACTAGCAGCAGGCCGATGGCGCCGCCAACGGATAGCGAGAAGCAACGTTTGCGGTGCTTAACGGCAGAGGCCTGGTCCTTCATCGGTCCTTCCGCAGGCAATGCGTTATCGCCATCAGGCGTTCCGTTTGGTTTCGGTGTATTGCGGTTCGCTTTCATTTACGCAGCCTCGGGTTGGAAAGAATTGCACAGAGGTCAGCCAGCAGCACCAGCACCAGAAAGCCAAGGCAGAACATCATCACGCATGTCTGTACCAGCGGCATATCTCGAGTAATCACACCGTTCACCATCAACGTCGCGATGCCCGGATAGTTGAAGATCGACTCAACAATCACCACACCACCCAACAGATAGGAAAGACTCAACGCCACGGCGTTGGCGATCGGTCCGATGGCGTTAGGCAGTGCATGACGCAGCACCACGCGGATCGGCCGAGCCCCTTTCAGCACCGCCATCTCGACATAGGGAGCACTGAGCTGATCGATTACTGCTGCGCGGGTCATACGCGCCATTTGCGCCGTCAGCACGCAGCACAGGGTCAGCACCGGCATGGCGTAGACGCGCACCAACTCACCGAACGTGTGGACATCGACGTTGCGCGACAGTGCTGACAGCCAGCCCAGCTTCACGGCGAAGATCAACACGGCGATGGTGGCGATCAGAAATTCCGGGACGGAGACGGCGAACACCGCCAGCATGTTGCTGTAGCGGTCGAAGATCGAGCCGCGATACATTGCCGAGAGAATGCCGATGGTCAGCGCCAGCGGCACCGAGACCAGCGCGGTGATCACGGCCAGCCTCAGGGTATTGGGTAGGCGGCTGGCGATCATTGAGTCGACCTGCATGCCGTTGACCAGGGAAACACCTGGGTTGCCGGTAACCAGCCCGCCCAGCCAGTAGAGGTAACGCAGGTAGACCGGCTGATCGAGGCCGAGCTGCGCACGCAGGGCCGCCACCGCTTCGGGGGTCGCCTCCTGGCCGAGCTGCTCCTGGACCGCATCGCCGGGAAGCAAGCTGGTGAGGAAGTAGACCACCAGCGAAACAATAAGCAACGTCAGCACGCCGACAGCCA is part of the Pseudomonas lalkuanensis genome and harbors:
- a CDS encoding (2Fe-2S)-binding protein encodes the protein MSGRFVRLAERDRSTVKLMVDGEPIEALQGDTLMVALLTRVPALRQSEFVPGNRAGFCLMGACQDCWVWTRSGERLRACSSEVCEGLDIVTRQPEAIWPLRG
- a CDS encoding ABC transporter permease, giving the protein MNSTIARLVIGRLAVGVLTLLIVSLVVYFLTSLLPGDAVQEQLGQEATPEAVAALRAQLGLDQPVYLRYLYWLGGLVTGNPGVSLVNGMQVDSMIASRLPNTLRLAVITALVSVPLALTIGILSAMYRGSIFDRYSNMLAVFAVSVPEFLIATIAVLIFAVKLGWLSALSRNVDVHTFGELVRVYAMPVLTLCCVLTAQMARMTRAAVIDQLSAPYVEMAVLKGARPIRVVLRHALPNAIGPIANAVALSLSYLLGGVVIVESIFNYPGIATLMVNGVITRDMPLVQTCVMMFCLGFLVLVLLADLCAILSNPRLRK
- a CDS encoding ABC transporter ATP-binding protein, whose translation is MNEIVRVSGLRVAARNEEGVDVPIVHGADFSLNKGEVLALIGESGSGKSTIALSLMGYARAGCRIVGGSVRIGDVDVLKLSNAELAKLRGRTVAYIAQSAAAAFNPSKSIMEQVIESALIHGVLTRQQAQAKAVELFRALALPEPERIGSRYPHQVSGGQLQRLMAAMALITDPALVILDEPTTALDVTTQIEVLRAFKQVVRERDTTAIYVSHDLAVVAQMADRIIVLRDGQIQENSSTGQILEEPEHPYTRSLLEAMKPAANNVGEQEIAPAEEGLLLEVRGLEICYGTKKVLHDVDLKIRRGEAVGVIGESGSGKTTLAQAIAGLAEPSAGQIMLDGQPLSRSLAGRTRDQFRRVQYVFQNADTALNPKHSIEDILGRPLRFYHGMKGAQQQRRIAELLELVQLPASIAQRRPGELSGGQKQRINLARALAAEPDLILCDEVTSALDTVVGAAILELLRDLRRELGVSYLFISHDISTVRALCDDIVVMYSGHKVEAGNQQSFAQVPFHPYTDLLINSVPELRQGWLENCGANYGALPRIGEPAAGVNLCPFLNRCPMRVDGLCNRSAPPRNSIAGGSEVLCHRSGAELLKAQQGANSLKLVGTYA
- a CDS encoding ABC transporter permease translates to MKDQASAVKHRKRCFSLSVGGAIGLLLVLFWALMAFIGPLIAPHDANALIGDDFFGPLSWEFPLGTDYLGRDILSRLLYGAPYTIGLALVATLLACTAGVVLGLVAAASGGWVDALISRTQDALIAIPNKIFALLMVASFGSSVPLLLVMAAFAYMPGSFRIARAVAVNVMTMDFVRVARTRGEAMPYIIFVEVLPNMLRPVLTDFGLRFVYVVLLLSAMSFLGLGIQPPDADWGSLVRENIDGLGQGAPAVLAPAVAIATLTMGVNLLIDSFGGRSKRETEK
- the argE gene encoding acetylornithine deacetylase, producing the protein MRPRALEILKRLIAFDTVSSESNLALIDYVRELLASKGIESLIVKDESGRKANLFASVGPRDVPGILLSGHTDVVPAAGQAWTVPAFQATVRDGRIYGRGSCDMKGFIALAVDAMLSATEAPLTRPLQLALSHDEEIGCVGVRRLLDVLHLAPVRPMLCVVGEPTEMQFVLGHKGKGSYRTLCRGQEAHSSLAPRSANAIHLACDFIAALREGQCRLQQQGAHDAAYDVPYSTVHVGQIAGGKALNIVPNLCTLDFEVRNLPADDLDQFIEQMREQAQVIVAEARRLSSVAAIEIETLNVYPGLDTHPSVEAVRLLQAFAAPGTGTAKVSFGTEGGLFNQRLDVPVVVCGPGSIEQAHKPDEFVELSQMDASERFLDGLLGSLKA
- a CDS encoding NAD(P)/FAD-dependent oxidoreductase is translated as MGAASAFFLRQHGRSVVLLERDVIGQYASGVNFGNVRRQGRFLGQLELANHSFALWKRLPQLIDDDLEFITSGHMRVCYREDEIAELEAYAATPEARELDLRIYSGRELHTRFPFLGPEVKGGSYAPHDGHANPRLAAPAFARAARRAGAIVEERCEVTSVEKVGGQFRVTTSNGREYRAEQVLITAGAWGEKLSAQFGEPVPLITKGPQMSVTEPVPYVLKTVIGVYTKMPEEELYFRQIPRGNIIIGGCSHTKPDMLNRRAHFDPRSLLKQLQQMRRLVPDMTNLNIIRTWSGIESYLPDSLPIMGPSGKVEGLYYAFGFSGHGFQLGPGVGDVMAELMSTGGTNTSIAPFGIGRFADYTEQQRRAS
- a CDS encoding FAD/NAD(P)-dependent oxidoreductase codes for the protein MATARLKDLHKEACRVVIVGAGPAGTRCAEALVAAGIRPILLDENRRDGGQIYRRQPEGFSRDYATLYGSEADKARALHQTFDRLRGQIDYRPDTLVWGLTPGQLCCVSQGSHSTVEYDALILCTGATDRIMPIEGWQLAGIYSLGGAQIALKAQAVSIGRRVVFLGSGPLLYLVASQYLKAGAKIAAVLDTSPLRRRIAALPNLLARPGVLFAGIKLLAQLQRAKVPVHFGVEPQRILGDASSGVCGVHVRTAAGDDLQVECDALALGYHLRPETQLADLAGCRMRFHQVSQQWLLDTDEQGRTSVKGVYASGDSTRIRGADAAEHAGRLTAMALLQDMRQPVSSEALALHRRALAVMEQFSQGLYQAFPWPAAQAGALPDEAIVCRCEMISAGELRAAVSEKGASEVNRAKAFSRVGMGRCQGRYCSQAGAEVIAAAAGVDVELVGRQRGQAPVKPLSMLTEELKPGEEVAL